The following proteins are co-located in the Leptospira weilii genome:
- a CDS encoding LIC10729 family protein, translated as MVWHRLILVFFCFTFTNTGFLQSKENPKFKKFINFDHQGESGEPLHTEDFRTYDELSTWAIHNGMQLERDRPDSAPGVGTGKLQDGLCRMIPEEGLRFYLTADPLRNESLYVQLDLTHFTYTERPKGVKPRELKVYVNGILKTTVRFPGSDTYSSQFPVRFRVDPGELIEGRMDFRLLPNAGEIGRFWGIWDVLYISSAP; from the coding sequence ATGGTTTGGCACCGATTGATACTCGTTTTTTTCTGTTTTACTTTTACCAATACGGGATTTCTCCAATCGAAAGAAAATCCGAAATTTAAAAAATTCATCAACTTTGATCATCAGGGTGAAAGTGGAGAGCCTCTTCATACCGAAGATTTTAGAACTTACGACGAGCTTTCCACTTGGGCGATTCACAATGGAATGCAGTTAGAAAGAGATAGACCAGATTCAGCGCCAGGTGTGGGGACTGGCAAGCTTCAAGACGGACTTTGCAGGATGATACCGGAGGAGGGGCTTCGTTTTTATCTGACTGCGGATCCTTTGCGAAACGAGTCTCTTTATGTTCAATTGGATCTAACGCACTTTACGTATACTGAAAGACCTAAGGGTGTAAAGCCGAGGGAACTGAAAGTGTATGTGAATGGAATTTTAAAAACAACGGTACGGTTTCCAGGCAGTGATACGTATTCTTCCCAGTTTCCGGTACGGTTTCGTGTGGATCCCGGAGAATTGATTGAAGGGAGAATGGATTTTAGACTTCTTCCGAATGCGGGAGAGATTGGCCGCTTTTGGGGAATCTGGGACGTTTTATATATATCGAGCGCCCCTTAG
- a CDS encoding STAS domain-containing protein: MEINHRKSGETNIVSLSGSLDIYTSIDLKTFFENSINKDNKNVVVNLEKLNYIDSSGIGMLIKQLNYVQDLNGSFFIANMKPAIEKVFKVAGLTSYFKTMSPAEFSSNYP, from the coding sequence ATGGAAATCAATCACAGAAAGTCGGGTGAAACAAACATCGTGAGTCTTTCGGGCAGTCTCGACATCTATACCTCAATTGATCTCAAAACATTCTTCGAAAATAGCATCAACAAAGATAATAAAAACGTAGTCGTAAATCTTGAAAAGCTTAATTACATCGATTCATCCGGAATTGGGATGTTAATCAAACAATTGAACTACGTGCAAGATCTTAACGGATCTTTTTTTATCGCAAACATGAAACCGGCAATCGAAAAAGTTTTCAAAGTCGCCGGTTTAACTTCTTATTTCAAAACCATGAGCCCCGCCGAATTCAGTTCCAATTATCCTTAA
- a CDS encoding LIC_12936 family protein, producing MKEKLFCFLILISAFAGILGQEFEPDGKVKILPYERGQVKDLEVLGKDIAEFHKRIESRLAFLNKKNKIQDNLYSQFIPAYEDQIPQSRNRYMLDLRFVLKVSGAGAESSPLKLESIVFWSRKSLISKMRPQYEEISILKNEKIKNEGPESIELVVRKKTDAGTKETVYNVATIREPAQRVKLVRIYRTNLLEIIRRIDKYVEGSIKTAAEDVETTLKAVENGGPYQENLPKD from the coding sequence ATGAAAGAAAAATTATTTTGTTTCCTGATTTTAATTTCCGCCTTTGCCGGTATTTTGGGCCAAGAGTTCGAACCGGATGGTAAAGTGAAAATCCTGCCCTATGAACGGGGACAAGTTAAGGACCTGGAAGTATTAGGAAAAGATATTGCGGAGTTCCACAAGAGAATAGAAAGTCGTCTTGCCTTTCTAAACAAAAAAAACAAAATACAAGACAATCTTTATAGTCAGTTTATACCCGCGTACGAGGATCAAATCCCTCAAAGTAGAAATCGCTATATGCTAGATCTCAGATTCGTATTGAAAGTTTCGGGTGCGGGTGCGGAAAGTTCTCCCTTGAAATTGGAATCGATCGTGTTTTGGAGTAGAAAATCATTAATTTCCAAAATGCGTCCTCAATACGAAGAGATCAGTATTCTGAAAAACGAAAAAATCAAGAACGAAGGACCTGAATCCATCGAATTGGTCGTGAGAAAAAAAACGGATGCGGGTACGAAAGAAACGGTTTATAACGTAGCTACGATTCGAGAACCTGCTCAAAGGGTAAAACTCGTTCGAATTTATAGAACCAATCTACTGGAAATCATTCGTCGAATCGATAAGTATGTGGAAGGAAGCATTAAAACTGCCGCGGAAGACGTGGAAACCACGCTCAAGGCAGTGGAAAACGGCGGACCTTATCAGGAGAACCTTCCCAAGGATTAA
- a CDS encoding J domain-containing protein gives MNDSGSKTDFPDHYKNLGLSPLASIERVKSRYRELAKIFHPDNRETGSSDLFQKFAYSYQILTHPIRRKEYDLQYLSRHPEILFRFKSSLEGRNDPAKIKRIPSTRILYAGQAVELARKGLLRAGMRNRDRRKYSGIYYDIRILLTPEELDFPLSAKIPLVVRVLCPDCRGSNVFCDSCGGKGTYKSFRNLNLEAEAGKLLPGKVYELDLAKLKPEGFVHFKKNRLKVKIELLEGVKK, from the coding sequence ATGAATGATTCGGGATCTAAAACCGACTTCCCGGATCATTATAAAAATCTGGGCCTTTCTCCGCTCGCATCCATTGAAAGAGTAAAGTCACGTTATCGAGAATTGGCCAAGATTTTCCACCCAGACAATCGAGAAACGGGATCTTCCGATCTCTTTCAAAAATTCGCTTACTCTTATCAGATTCTCACACATCCGATTCGGAGAAAAGAATACGATCTTCAATATCTTTCCAGGCATCCCGAGATTCTATTTCGGTTTAAATCTTCTCTGGAAGGGCGAAACGACCCGGCAAAAATCAAACGGATACCGAGTACTAGAATTTTATACGCGGGGCAGGCGGTGGAGTTGGCTAGAAAAGGGCTACTTCGCGCGGGGATGAGAAACCGAGATAGAAGGAAATATTCCGGAATATATTACGATATTAGAATTCTCTTAACTCCAGAGGAATTAGATTTTCCTCTTTCTGCGAAAATTCCTCTGGTAGTGCGTGTTCTTTGTCCGGATTGCAGAGGCTCCAACGTATTCTGCGATTCCTGCGGTGGAAAAGGTACGTATAAAAGTTTTCGAAATCTCAACTTAGAAGCGGAAGCGGGTAAACTGCTTCCCGGGAAGGTCTACGAGTTGGATCTTGCTAAACTGAAACCGGAAGGATTCGTCCATTTTAAAAAGAATCGTCTCAAAGTAAAAATTGAACTCCTGGAAGGAGTGAAAAAATAG
- a CDS encoding type I phosphomannose isomerase catalytic subunit — protein sequence MQKVIRFHPIYKERIWGGRKLGNFSGRKIPEGNIGESWEISDYGNDVSVISNGPLAGKNFRTAYLENTDSILGKPFREKSFPLLIKIIDAKEKLSVQVHPDDWYAEKYDPQSAGKKEAWIVLQAERGAKLICDFSKVTSREEFKILVEQNRAEEILRQIPVKEGDSFLLNPGKIHAIGAGILLMEVQQSSDSTYRVYDYGRPRELHLDKALDVLDYSGRFEEVVMKPSPKFWDEGNRFRLTANDKFLMETLEIAGNGKKFRIPDVYEEAVFQILVVLRGRIDVEGETLSQGDTLFLTASGLKEGIFATNRSDLTKLSISGPGSDWAIYKD from the coding sequence ATGCAGAAGGTGATCCGTTTTCATCCGATTTATAAGGAAAGGATTTGGGGCGGTAGGAAACTCGGGAATTTTTCGGGGAGAAAAATCCCGGAAGGGAACATCGGAGAATCCTGGGAAATTTCGGATTATGGAAACGACGTGTCCGTGATCAGTAACGGTCCTCTCGCCGGAAAAAACTTTCGGACCGCATATCTGGAAAACACAGATTCGATTTTAGGAAAGCCGTTTCGGGAAAAATCTTTCCCGCTTTTGATTAAGATCATAGATGCAAAGGAAAAACTTTCCGTCCAAGTGCATCCGGACGATTGGTACGCGGAAAAATACGATCCGCAGAGCGCGGGAAAAAAGGAAGCCTGGATTGTTCTACAAGCGGAACGCGGCGCTAAACTTATATGCGATTTTTCTAAAGTAACAAGTAGAGAGGAGTTTAAAATCCTCGTGGAGCAAAATCGCGCCGAAGAGATCTTAAGACAAATTCCAGTGAAAGAAGGGGATTCTTTTCTTTTAAATCCGGGAAAAATCCATGCGATCGGCGCGGGAATTCTTTTGATGGAAGTCCAGCAATCTTCGGATTCCACTTACAGAGTTTACGACTACGGAAGACCGAGAGAGCTTCATCTCGACAAAGCCCTCGACGTTTTGGACTATTCGGGTCGTTTCGAAGAAGTCGTGATGAAACCTTCGCCTAAGTTTTGGGACGAAGGCAATAGATTTCGTCTAACGGCAAACGATAAGTTTTTGATGGAAACTTTGGAGATTGCCGGGAACGGAAAAAAATTTCGAATTCCGGATGTTTACGAGGAAGCAGTGTTTCAGATTTTGGTCGTTCTTCGGGGACGGATCGACGTGGAGGGGGAAACGCTTTCCCAAGGTGATACTTTATTCCTGACCGCGTCGGGCTTGAAAGAAGGGATTTTTGCGACCAATAGAAGCGACCTAACGAAACTTTCCATTTCCGGTCCGGGTTCGGACTGGGCGATTTACAAAGATTAG
- a CDS encoding HNH endonuclease yields the protein MDPEEPILWISEEELAKQRRIAKDLRKTPWWKKKKGTGICHYCGKKFPPEELTMDHLIPLAKGGKSVRANLVPACKECNFSKKNKLPFEFDSEREEN from the coding sequence ATGGACCCGGAAGAACCCATACTCTGGATCAGCGAGGAAGAACTCGCAAAACAAAGAAGAATCGCAAAGGATCTTCGCAAGACTCCCTGGTGGAAAAAGAAAAAAGGAACCGGGATCTGTCACTATTGTGGAAAAAAATTTCCTCCCGAAGAGCTTACAATGGATCATCTGATTCCTCTTGCAAAAGGAGGAAAGTCCGTCAGGGCCAATCTTGTCCCCGCATGCAAAGAATGTAATTTCTCTAAAAAGAATAAACTTCCGTTCGAATTCGATTCCGAAAGGGAGGAAAACTGA
- a CDS encoding DUF1292 domain-containing protein, with protein MDDLFQDEELGGREGQTRETVQLLDEDGNPHSFIVVEALEIGENQYLLLIPVLEEDLSLINLDVSSLRGEDNAGYFAVRLEADEYGEDLLIEVRDKRELEDILSELDV; from the coding sequence ATGGACGATCTTTTTCAAGATGAAGAACTCGGAGGACGCGAAGGACAGACTCGGGAAACTGTTCAACTTTTGGACGAGGATGGGAATCCTCATTCTTTTATCGTCGTGGAAGCTTTGGAGATCGGTGAAAATCAATATCTCCTTTTGATTCCTGTTCTGGAAGAGGACCTGAGTCTGATCAATTTAGACGTAAGTTCTTTAAGAGGAGAGGATAACGCGGGTTACTTTGCCGTTCGGCTCGAAGCGGACGAATACGGAGAGGATCTTCTGATCGAGGTTCGGGACAAAAGAGAACTCGAAGATATTCTCTCCGAGCTCGACGTTTAA
- the coaE gene encoding dephospho-CoA kinase (Dephospho-CoA kinase (CoaE) performs the final step in coenzyme A biosynthesis.), with protein sequence MQSSDPGKETFLVGITGMIGGGKSTVVKILEELGGFGISADRLAKRYTEADSPILSELVELLGKGILDSEGKPDRKKISDIVFNDAEKLAGLNRLIHPKVREDFQKILKTQAQGKMAVWEVPLLFETDAYTLCSATVTVDSDPEESILRVISRDGLKKEDVLARISNQLPITEKLKRADYIIRNKGNLETLKEECKNLYSALLEKML encoded by the coding sequence ATGCAGAGTTCCGACCCCGGTAAAGAAACCTTTTTGGTTGGGATTACCGGAATGATCGGAGGGGGCAAAAGTACTGTCGTAAAGATTTTGGAAGAATTGGGAGGTTTTGGAATCAGCGCTGATCGTTTAGCGAAACGTTATACGGAAGCAGATTCTCCTATTCTTTCGGAGCTTGTAGAACTTTTAGGAAAAGGAATTTTAGACTCGGAAGGAAAGCCGGATCGAAAAAAAATTTCCGATATCGTTTTCAACGACGCTGAAAAACTTGCGGGACTCAATCGTTTGATTCATCCCAAGGTTCGCGAGGATTTTCAAAAAATTTTGAAAACCCAAGCTCAAGGGAAAATGGCGGTTTGGGAAGTTCCCCTTTTGTTCGAGACCGACGCTTATACGCTTTGCAGCGCGACTGTAACCGTGGACTCCGATCCGGAAGAATCGATTTTGAGGGTGATTTCGAGAGATGGTCTTAAAAAAGAAGACGTCTTGGCGAGAATCTCGAATCAACTTCCTATTACGGAAAAACTGAAAAGAGCCGATTATATCATTAGAAACAAAGGAAACTTGGAAACTCTCAAGGAAGAATGTAAAAATCTTTATTCCGCTCTATTGGAAAAAATGTTATGA
- a CDS encoding SPOR domain-containing protein yields the protein MKEKIFYVINLDNKRILILSTFLIGLLFSFFFLGVSVGKKRAAGSNEESLTLNEFKNQKIQDSIPFSEPGQIPSESNNAVASAEIPEANVHSPSNANSQESVTFKNIPPAAEVVEFKKPGVISTNVEKENKTELETLSVKEPSDSKKMKRNEEKKSKRVSSKSSIESGGFSLQVAAFKEKEKADGLKKSISGKEKNTKAIVKKSRNGYYTVRFGFASSKKEAESLVKLLPVKLRSGAIVVKD from the coding sequence ATGAAAGAAAAAATTTTTTATGTAATCAATCTGGATAATAAGAGAATCCTAATTCTCTCTACGTTTTTAATCGGACTACTCTTCTCTTTCTTTTTCTTAGGAGTTTCAGTCGGTAAAAAACGTGCGGCCGGCTCCAACGAAGAGTCCTTAACATTAAACGAATTCAAAAACCAGAAAATTCAGGATTCAATACCTTTTTCGGAGCCCGGCCAAATTCCCTCCGAAAGTAACAATGCGGTTGCGTCCGCCGAAATCCCCGAGGCGAATGTCCATTCTCCTTCAAACGCGAATTCTCAAGAATCCGTGACCTTTAAAAATATTCCGCCTGCTGCCGAAGTTGTGGAATTTAAGAAACCGGGAGTAATTTCGACCAATGTCGAAAAGGAAAATAAAACTGAGCTTGAAACTCTTTCCGTGAAAGAACCGAGTGATTCCAAAAAGATGAAACGAAACGAGGAAAAAAAATCGAAACGAGTTTCCTCTAAGTCTTCGATCGAATCGGGCGGATTTTCACTTCAAGTTGCGGCCTTTAAGGAAAAAGAAAAGGCGGATGGATTGAAAAAATCAATTTCCGGAAAGGAGAAAAATACGAAAGCAATCGTCAAAAAATCCAGGAATGGATATTATACGGTGCGATTCGGATTTGCTTCTTCCAAAAAAGAGGCAGAAAGTCTTGTAAAGTTATTACCTGTAAAATTAAGATCCGGAGCCATCGTAGTCAAGGATTGA
- a CDS encoding FFLEELY motif protein, which produces MDQQVLELTRKAVVRATIERLRTTYSDLLVIKGYDGIPDFFEFNLYAPADKEERDNALENLYEKLKTVAGKSMTESIHQIILLNRLTDSLDYDTAKVVIENNLMEDGQISRNNLYAAMGEANRFDERRAQIQMVGNTLRFFFSLSKLPMIKLVLSPIKVAASMVGATSLMKTMEAGYELSSKIKDLDPFIDAFLDREIRLIATLEKAARL; this is translated from the coding sequence ATGGATCAACAGGTGTTAGAACTAACACGTAAAGCGGTAGTTCGTGCGACTATTGAGAGGCTTCGCACAACTTATTCGGATCTTCTTGTTATTAAAGGATATGACGGGATCCCGGATTTTTTCGAATTCAATTTATATGCTCCCGCGGACAAAGAAGAAAGAGATAACGCTTTAGAAAATCTTTATGAGAAGTTAAAAACGGTCGCAGGTAAGTCTATGACTGAAAGCATTCATCAGATCATTCTTCTGAATCGTCTAACGGACTCTTTAGACTATGACACCGCCAAGGTCGTGATCGAAAATAATCTTATGGAAGACGGTCAAATCTCCAGAAATAACCTTTATGCTGCGATGGGTGAGGCGAATCGTTTCGACGAAAGAAGAGCCCAAATCCAAATGGTAGGCAATACGCTTCGATTCTTTTTTTCCCTTTCCAAACTTCCTATGATCAAACTAGTGCTGTCTCCAATTAAGGTGGCCGCGTCTATGGTGGGGGCTACTTCTCTGATGAAGACAATGGAAGCGGGTTATGAATTATCGAGTAAAATTAAGGACCTTGATCCTTTCATTGATGCGTTTTTGGATAGAGAGATTCGTTTAATCGCAACGTTGGAAAAGGCGGCTCGGTTGTAG
- a CDS encoding ankyrin repeat domain-containing protein: protein MKEKKKSKVENLSVKNRSLSFWKRFLFFKAIQNGNVKRVYSFLQNGLNPNLNRFHGMTPLSFAVEYDRLEVVRVLIEYFADPNLSDEKTGLTPLIHSILKDFSSAMISTLIEGGAELDQRDRNGMSPLHHCVSEGKLESLSFLLEKGADPNVRDLDGVTCINLAKSSHGMYEFVELLLKYGADPTIKDKHGKTYLM, encoded by the coding sequence ATGAAGGAAAAGAAAAAATCTAAAGTAGAGAATCTTTCCGTAAAAAATCGGTCGCTTTCTTTTTGGAAACGATTTCTTTTTTTCAAAGCTATTCAAAACGGAAATGTCAAAAGGGTTTATTCTTTTTTGCAAAACGGGTTGAACCCGAATCTAAATCGTTTTCATGGTATGACTCCTCTTTCTTTCGCGGTGGAATACGATCGATTGGAGGTTGTTCGTGTTCTTATTGAATACTTTGCCGATCCGAATCTTTCCGATGAAAAGACCGGCTTGACTCCGCTTATCCATTCGATTCTGAAAGATTTTTCTTCTGCGATGATATCGACTTTGATCGAAGGCGGTGCCGAACTGGATCAAAGGGACAGGAATGGAATGAGTCCTTTGCATCATTGTGTGAGCGAAGGAAAACTGGAATCCTTGAGTTTTCTTTTGGAAAAGGGAGCTGACCCGAATGTCCGGGATTTGGACGGAGTCACTTGTATCAATCTTGCGAAATCCTCTCACGGAATGTACGAGTTTGTCGAACTTCTTTTAAAGTATGGAGCCGATCCGACGATCAAGGACAAACACGGAAAAACTTATCTGATGTAA
- the rlmD gene encoding 23S rRNA (uracil(1939)-C(5))-methyltransferase RlmD produces the protein MKPPMSQSCQHYPECAGCDRLHIDYEKQLRHKQEGIEKRFVGFQGLEIRPIVKSPKDQMYRHKVQLPFGHRKIGKRSVLTLGLHNKENAYIIDQKECRIQDADLTTVVAAIRHWARTENIVPYNEKNGSGLLRHIVLRKANASQEILVGIVTNAAEVPGRKKLADRLHSYIQQFLCNEKSKAEVVGILQNVNQRNTKVVLGEKETTWYGRHFVKEKIGDLDFQIGLSTFFQVNPFQIENLYDLVLEELPRDSNVVDAYCGIGTISLYVASKSKKVIGLEENPNSIRSAIGAAKANGIVNVTFIKGKVLHSLRTALNEKTDVVILDPPREGLDSETKEILLNSKIPKILYVSCNPETLLRDAVELTKVFKYTKMTPVDLFPHTSHLESVSVFTR, from the coding sequence ATGAAACCTCCCATGAGCCAGTCCTGTCAACATTATCCGGAATGCGCCGGTTGTGATCGATTGCATATCGATTACGAAAAACAGCTTCGGCACAAACAGGAAGGGATCGAAAAACGGTTCGTAGGTTTCCAAGGACTTGAAATCCGACCGATTGTAAAAAGTCCGAAGGACCAAATGTATCGTCATAAGGTTCAACTTCCGTTCGGACATCGTAAGATCGGAAAAAGATCTGTTCTCACCTTAGGGCTTCATAACAAAGAGAACGCATACATCATCGATCAAAAAGAATGTAGAATTCAAGATGCCGACTTAACTACCGTGGTCGCTGCGATCCGACATTGGGCGCGTACCGAAAATATCGTTCCCTATAATGAAAAAAACGGAAGCGGACTTTTGAGACATATCGTACTCAGAAAGGCGAATGCGTCCCAGGAGATATTAGTAGGAATCGTGACGAACGCGGCCGAAGTTCCCGGAAGAAAAAAACTCGCGGACAGATTGCATTCTTATATTCAACAATTCTTATGTAATGAGAAATCGAAAGCCGAGGTCGTGGGAATACTGCAAAACGTAAATCAGAGAAATACTAAGGTTGTTTTGGGCGAAAAAGAAACGACTTGGTACGGAAGACATTTTGTAAAGGAAAAGATCGGCGATCTTGATTTTCAGATCGGACTTTCCACGTTCTTTCAAGTGAATCCGTTTCAGATCGAAAATCTTTACGATCTCGTTTTGGAGGAACTTCCGAGGGATTCGAACGTAGTCGATGCCTATTGCGGAATCGGAACGATTTCTCTGTATGTCGCTTCCAAATCCAAAAAAGTGATCGGATTGGAAGAGAATCCGAATTCGATCCGATCCGCAATTGGGGCGGCAAAGGCGAACGGAATTGTAAACGTCACGTTTATCAAGGGAAAGGTTTTGCATTCTTTACGTACGGCTTTGAACGAAAAAACGGACGTAGTGATTTTGGATCCTCCCAGAGAGGGACTCGACTCTGAGACGAAAGAAATATTATTAAACTCTAAAATACCTAAGATTCTTTACGTATCTTGTAACCCGGAGACGTTGCTACGGGATGCGGTTGAGCTTACCAAAGTTTTCAAATATACGAAAATGACTCCGGTGGATCTGTTCCCGCATACGAGTCATCTGGAAAGTGTTTCCGTTTTTACGAGATGA